Part of the Salinimonas iocasae genome, GTAGCTTTGCTGGGTATGTTCACTGAGCCCCTTTTCCAGCCAGAGCATCTGGATAAAATTATCAATCAACCCCCGATTGTCATCGGTTAACTGTGCCTGCGCCACTAACTAAATACCCCGATGGTTTTTGATAATTTCGTAAGCAGCCTGAATATCCTGCGTCTTGTTTTTAGCCATTTCCAGTGCTTGTTCAGGCAGACCCTTGGCCGCCAGTTTATCAGGATGGTGTTCGCTCATTCGTTTTCGATAAGCACGCTTCACCGCTTTATCATCGTCCTTTTCAGAAACACCGAGAATCTGATAGGCATCTGAAAGCGAATGCGTTTCATCATAACTTGCCTGCTGATTTTGCCCCCCGGCCCGCTGTCTGAATCGGCGCTGCGCGTCGTATGCGGCAATCAGATAATCCAGATCGTGCTTTTTAAAGCCCAGCGCTTTGGCGACTTTGTCCAGCACCCGTTTCTCGCCTAGTGTCACGTTACCGTCAGCGAAAGCGGCCTGAATGAGGATCTCGAGAAATACCTGAAGAATGTCACGACGTCCGTGGCAATTGTCATACAGTGTTTTGAGGGTATCGGTAATAGGATAGTCGGACGCTTTGCCCTCGCGAAATGCCTGTTGCGCCTCGCGCCGGGCATCGCCCTGCAACTGCATTTCATCCATCAGGGCCGAGGCAAGCTGGATCTCGCGCGGGGTGACCTGACCATCAGATTTTGCAAGATGACCTAATGCGGCGAATAAGCTGTGAAAAAATATCGCCTGCTGCTTTAGTCCCGACTGGTCCGTAAAAAACCGCCCGAAGCCACCCAGCTTGTTAAAGTCCTGACTGTATGCGCGATCAAAAAGGTGCCCGACAATGAGGCCAAGAATCGCACCGGGTATTTTCAGGAACATAAAACCAAAAATCAGACCCAGTAGTTTGCCCCAGAATGGCATCTTTACAACCTCCTCATCACCGACATCCGCTGAACTCATTCGCTTATACGTGGTCAGTGGCACTATAACTCAAAAATCAAAATAGAAAATATCGTATCGACAGGCAACTAATATTGCAGGCTAACCGTAAGCTGAATACATAATGTGCGGGTTTGCGCATAAAAATCGTCGTTAACCATGATTTTTTTAGCTCATCGGTTGGTTATTGGATTAGAAGGGCTTAGAATTAGCGGTTAATTTTCGCTTTGCGGCGCGAAATGCGTCACCTCGACGCAAATATAAAAAGCAGTCGGAGTCAGCTGACCCCGAAGAATATAAGTTATCTACTACCACAGGCTATCCATCATCGCATGAAAACTACCTGCGCTTCGTTATTATTGTGTGCTTTAAGCTGGCAAGCTTATGCCCAGTCTGCAAACAATACCCGCGATAATGATGATGCCGACAATTCGCTGCTTTGCCCGGTGTCGCCGGTTCAGTTTTCAACGGACAAACTGATGGCACCCGGTGAGGTGATGGTTGAGGCAAACCGTACAGAAGTGCTGTCACAAAAAGAGGCAAATTTCAGTGGTAATGTGGATATAACCTCTGATGCCGCCACTATTCGCGCCGATGAAGCAAAAATCCGTAATAATGGACGCCGGTTACATGCCTCAGGCGATGTGCTGTACCAGGATGCTCAGTTGAAAGTCAGCAGTGATGAGGTTTCTCTGGATTCAGCGCAGGAAACCCTGCAAATGCAGAATACGGAGTATTTTTTCAATGGTTCCAGTGGCCGGGGCACCGCGCAGACCATAGATTTATCGACTGCTGACGGACTCACCCTTGAAGATGTCAGATTTACCACCTGCCCGGCGGGCGCTGAAGACTGGTCTATCCGCGCATCAGAGATAGATATTGCACGTGGCTCATTATGGGGAGAAGCCAAAAACACCCGCTTTTATGTCGGTGATGTGCCCGTATTCTACCTGCCGTATTTCGCGTTTCCTGTAAGTAATCAGCGTCAGACGGGGCTGCTTTTCCCTGAAATCGGCAGTTCATCGAATACCGGTATTGATTACGAGCAGCCTTTTTACTGGAATATGGCACCTGATTATGACATGACCCTGTCGCCCCGGGTAATGTCAAAGCGTGGGGTACAGCTTAAGACAGAGTTCCGCCACCTCAGTGAGCAGGGCTACAGTGTTGTGGATGTTGAGTACCTGCCTTCGGACAAAGATACCACCAGTGACGATCACCGCTATTTCTACCGCATCAAGCACGATGGGGTTCTGGGTGAGAACTGGACAGTAGGTGTCGATGTCAATGGTATCAGCGACGACAACTATATTGTCGATCTGGGCTCAGATGATTACAACCGGGCTGATACGCATTTGTTCCGTACTGTGGGCTTCAATTATTTTTCTGAAAATATGACCCTTGATCTGCATATCCGCGACTTTGAAACCATTGGGGATCGTCCGGATAATTATCGCGCGCTACCCGAAGCCCGACTAAATATGAATCAGCCGCTGGGCTCGTTGCTGGAATTCAGACTTGATTCAGAACTGGCTTACTTTGACAATGCCGATGAAACCAAACCCACTGCCATGCGTTTTCATGTGGCACCGTCACTGGCACTGCCCTATCAGCGCCACTGGGGGGAGTTAACCGCTGAAGCGACACTAATGAATACGACCTATCAGCAAAATAATGTTGAAGGAACAGAGCTGGATGAAGACGTAAACCGCTTACTGGGTCGTGGCCGGCTTTACGGCACCCTGTACTTTGAAAGAAACGGCAGTTGGTTTGATAAAACAGATACTATGACCTTTGAGCCCAAGGTGCAGTATCTGTATACCAGCTATGAAGACCAGAGCAACATCGGATTATACGATACAACAACATTGCTGACCGATGTCGAAGGGTTGTTCAGAGGTCGCGAGTACACCGGTCTTGACAGGATTATTGATAATAATCAAATCACCCTTGGCGCCACCTCGCGAATTATGGATGAACAAAACCGGGAACAATTTGCGATAAGTCTGGGTCAGATATTCTATCTTGAAGATAATCGTATAATGTCTCCGGACGGTGAACGGGATCGCTCGGCACTGGCTGCAGAACTGGATTGGCGATTTGACTCTCACTGGTATTTCCATTCTGATATACAAATCACGACGCAAACCGATAAGGTGGAAAGAAGCAGCCTTGGGCTGGAATATCGTCGTGACAGTGAGAGCCTTATTCAGCTGACCCATCGCTATGTGCGTGAGCTAAGTGGTGAAACTATTGATCAGGTCGGCTTGTCGGTAAGCTGGCCTATCAGTAAAAACTGGCACTGGGTCGGGCGCTCATACCGGGATTTGGAGCGCCATCGTAGTATTGAAACGTACGTGGGTGTTGAATACGAATCCTGCTGTTGGGCTGTGCAAATCGTGGCGCAGCGTCAGCTTAGTAACCGTTTTGGCGTTGACGGACTACAGTCGACCGATGAATATGATTCCGGCGTAGGCTTACAATTTATCTTCAAAGGGTTAGGATCCGGAAAATCCAGCCGCCGCATGCTTGAAGATGGTATGTTTGGTTATCGGCAACCCTATAATTTGAATTAATTTACCCTGCCGGCGGAAGCTCTGCCGGCCACATTAACGACAATAAAGAGTAATTATGAAGTTCATTATCCGGGCTATGTGTTTAAGTGCCTTGCTTACTGTTACATGCTGGGCACAGCAAGTTTCACTGGACCGCGTAGCGGTAATCGTTGATCAGGGCGTTATCCTTGAAAGCGAGATTGAAAAACTGATTGCTGAGGTAAAGCGCAGCGCGCAGTCAGAAGATCAGGAGCTGCCTTCTGATCGTGTTCTGCGTACACAGGCAATCGAACGCCTTATTCTTAAAAACCTGCAGATGCAGCGTGCAGAGCGAATGGG contains:
- the djlA gene encoding co-chaperone DjlA; translation: MPFWGKLLGLIFGFMFLKIPGAILGLIVGHLFDRAYSQDFNKLGGFGRFFTDQSGLKQQAIFFHSLFAALGHLAKSDGQVTPREIQLASALMDEMQLQGDARREAQQAFREGKASDYPITDTLKTLYDNCHGRRDILQVFLEILIQAAFADGNVTLGEKRVLDKVAKALGFKKHDLDYLIAAYDAQRRFRQRAGGQNQQASYDETHSLSDAYQILGVSEKDDDKAVKRAYRKRMSEHHPDKLAAKGLPEQALEMAKNKTQDIQAAYEIIKNHRGI
- a CDS encoding LPS-assembly protein LptD produces the protein MKTTCASLLLCALSWQAYAQSANNTRDNDDADNSLLCPVSPVQFSTDKLMAPGEVMVEANRTEVLSQKEANFSGNVDITSDAATIRADEAKIRNNGRRLHASGDVLYQDAQLKVSSDEVSLDSAQETLQMQNTEYFFNGSSGRGTAQTIDLSTADGLTLEDVRFTTCPAGAEDWSIRASEIDIARGSLWGEAKNTRFYVGDVPVFYLPYFAFPVSNQRQTGLLFPEIGSSSNTGIDYEQPFYWNMAPDYDMTLSPRVMSKRGVQLKTEFRHLSEQGYSVVDVEYLPSDKDTTSDDHRYFYRIKHDGVLGENWTVGVDVNGISDDNYIVDLGSDDYNRADTHLFRTVGFNYFSENMTLDLHIRDFETIGDRPDNYRALPEARLNMNQPLGSLLEFRLDSELAYFDNADETKPTAMRFHVAPSLALPYQRHWGELTAEATLMNTTYQQNNVEGTELDEDVNRLLGRGRLYGTLYFERNGSWFDKTDTMTFEPKVQYLYTSYEDQSNIGLYDTTTLLTDVEGLFRGREYTGLDRIIDNNQITLGATSRIMDEQNREQFAISLGQIFYLEDNRIMSPDGERDRSALAAELDWRFDSHWYFHSDIQITTQTDKVERSSLGLEYRRDSESLIQLTHRYVRELSGETIDQVGLSVSWPISKNWHWVGRSYRDLERHRSIETYVGVEYESCCWAVQIVAQRQLSNRFGVDGLQSTDEYDSGVGLQFIFKGLGSGKSSRRMLEDGMFGYRQPYNLN